Proteins co-encoded in one Candidatus Polarisedimenticolaceae bacterium genomic window:
- a CDS encoding S8 family serine peptidase, with protein sequence MLAAGLFLAAMSGDAKIAPWLEGRLSVDHEESFLVLFDDPESLEATLAGTDHGSARGRGVYQALVARARSSQAAVRAELAQAGIAFRPLYVVNGLAVRGNLTLARKLAAHAEVVRIVGDPVVHGVTADLLAPVPLAPDVGPELGITQIEADKVWNLDGKRGEGVVVASGDTGVEWTHPALKGKYRGWNGTTANHDFNWFDAIEDTTEPFDDNNHGSHTTGTMVGDDGAGNQIGVAPGARWIACRNMNFGDGQPSTYIACNQFFLAPFPHGGDPELDGDPSKAPDIVNNSWECPPSEGCDANVLKASFTALRAAGILAVAGAANSGPDCSSVSNPPGIYDEAFVVGATDMTEVLASFSGRGPVTVDGSGRLRPDVVAPGVGVRSSVRGGFYSHLSGTSMASPHVAGAAALLWSVKPALKGLVATTRCLISQSARGNVQQSTPQTCGGTSGSDRPNNLFGFGLIDAYDAIHLGPDTDADGVADACDCAPSDAGVFAPPAEPSALGLSADKQTITWSVSDPAGGSATVYDVIAGDLSNLRATGLVASAVCLGSSSATPLRTDPVVPPVGSGTYYVIQARNGCGTSGFGVTSGGIPRAHASCP encoded by the coding sequence TATCAGGCGTTGGTGGCGCGCGCGCGGTCGTCGCAGGCCGCCGTGCGCGCGGAGCTCGCGCAAGCGGGGATCGCCTTCCGGCCCCTCTACGTGGTCAACGGCCTGGCGGTTCGTGGCAACCTGACTCTTGCGCGAAAGCTGGCGGCGCACGCCGAGGTCGTGCGGATCGTCGGCGATCCGGTCGTCCATGGTGTGACCGCGGACTTGCTCGCTCCGGTGCCGCTCGCTCCCGACGTCGGACCGGAGCTCGGCATCACGCAGATCGAGGCCGACAAGGTTTGGAACCTGGATGGGAAGCGCGGTGAGGGGGTGGTCGTCGCCTCGGGTGACACCGGGGTCGAATGGACGCACCCGGCCCTCAAGGGCAAGTACCGCGGGTGGAACGGCACGACGGCGAACCATGACTTCAACTGGTTCGATGCGATCGAGGACACCACCGAGCCGTTCGACGACAACAACCACGGCTCGCACACGACCGGCACGATGGTGGGGGACGACGGCGCGGGGAATCAGATCGGCGTCGCGCCCGGCGCGCGGTGGATCGCCTGCCGGAACATGAACTTCGGAGACGGGCAGCCTTCGACGTACATCGCGTGCAATCAGTTTTTCCTGGCGCCCTTCCCGCACGGAGGCGACCCGGAGCTCGACGGCGATCCGTCGAAGGCCCCCGACATCGTCAACAACTCGTGGGAGTGTCCTCCTTCGGAAGGGTGCGATGCCAACGTGCTGAAGGCGAGCTTCACGGCCCTTCGCGCCGCCGGAATTCTCGCGGTGGCCGGCGCAGCGAATTCCGGACCGGACTGCAGCTCCGTGTCGAACCCGCCGGGGATCTACGACGAGGCGTTCGTCGTGGGGGCGACGGACATGACGGAAGTCCTCGCGTCGTTCTCCGGCCGGGGACCCGTGACCGTCGACGGAAGCGGCCGGCTGCGGCCGGATGTCGTGGCGCCCGGCGTCGGCGTGCGGTCGTCGGTGCGCGGCGGTTTCTATTCGCACCTGAGCGGCACGAGCATGGCGAGCCCGCACGTCGCCGGAGCGGCGGCGCTCTTGTGGTCGGTCAAGCCGGCGCTCAAGGGGCTCGTCGCGACCACGCGGTGTCTCATCAGCCAGTCGGCGCGCGGCAACGTGCAGCAGTCGACTCCACAAACGTGCGGCGGGACGTCCGGCTCCGACCGTCCCAACAATCTCTTCGGCTTCGGGCTGATCGACGCCTACGACGCGATCCATCTCGGGCCCGACACCGATGCCGACGGTGTGGCCGATGCCTGCGACTGCGCGCCGTCGGACGCGGGGGTGTTCGCCCCGCCGGCCGAGCCGTCTGCGCTGGGGCTCTCGGCCGACAAACAGACCATCACGTGGAGCGTATCGGACCCCGCCGGTGGAAGCGCAACCGTGTACGACGTCATTGCCGGAGATCTCTCCAACCTCCGCGCGACCGGCCTCGTCGCCTCGGCGGTGTGCCTCGGCAGCTCGAGCGCGACGCCGCTGCGAACGGATCCCGTCGTGCCTCCGGTGGGGAGCGGCACCTACTACGTGATCCAGGCGCGGAACGGCTGCGGCACTTCCGGGTTCGGCGTCACCTCCGGCGGCATCCCGCGGGCGCACGCGAGCTGTCCATGA
- a CDS encoding prepilin-type N-terminal cleavage/methylation domain-containing protein, whose amino-acid sequence MPKKRDSSGFTLIELLIVVAIIGMLAAIAIPNLLNAIDQSKQKRTMAELRSVGTAVESYAVDQNFYPTANTAATLATLVTPFYVKKVPTEDGWAHTFLVESAGNDYTVASPGKDGVASGCVVGTVTTLFNQDVCFSNGRFIQWPLGVQQ is encoded by the coding sequence GTGCCCAAGAAGCGGGATTCCAGCGGTTTCACACTGATCGAGCTGCTCATCGTGGTGGCGATCATCGGCATGCTCGCCGCCATCGCCATTCCGAACCTCTTGAATGCGATCGATCAGAGCAAGCAGAAGCGCACGATGGCGGAGCTGCGATCGGTCGGCACCGCGGTGGAGTCTTACGCGGTGGACCAGAACTTCTACCCGACCGCGAATACCGCGGCCACGCTCGCGACGCTCGTCACGCCGTTCTACGTCAAGAAGGTACCGACGGAAGATGGCTGGGCCCACACCTTCCTGGTGGAGTCCGCGGGCAACGACTACACCGTCGCGTCGCCGGGCAAGGATGGAGTGGCCAGCGGCTGCGTCGTCGGGACCGTGACCACACTGTTCAATCAGGACGTCTGCTTCTCCAACGGCCGGTTCATCCAGTGGCCGCTGGGGGTTCAGCAGTAG
- a CDS encoding RNA-binding protein: MGTRLYVGNLPFSADENSIRELFSTGGRTVSEVKLVTDRDTGRPRGFGFVEMGSSQDADGAIRDLNGRDFGGRPLTVNEAKERTTGGGGGGFGGGGGYGGGGGRRNRY, translated from the coding sequence ATGGGTACCAGGCTCTATGTCGGAAACCTCCCTTTTTCGGCGGACGAAAACTCGATCCGCGAGCTCTTCTCGACGGGTGGTCGCACGGTCAGCGAGGTCAAGCTCGTGACCGATCGCGACACCGGCCGCCCGCGCGGATTCGGTTTCGTCGAGATGGGAAGCAGCCAGGACGCTGACGGCGCGATTCGTGACCTGAACGGTCGCGACTTCGGCGGACGTCCGCTCACGGTCAACGAGGCCAAGGAGCGGACCACCGGCGGTGGCGGAGGCGGATTCGGTGGCGGCGGTGGTTACGGCGGCGGCGGCGGACGTCGCAACCGCTACTAG
- a CDS encoding glycosyltransferase family 1 protein: MPAERRVIVSAPVTSGGLYAHIRNVLPRLRALRPDWRFEVYGPQEVFRDAFGRTDEPWMHVWDNEGRGARLRWEFLQLPRLLRADRQAMLLAMFGPFLNLRLARRAVVRLDNLIVLLKPSERRIGKADRNRIRILRHVYLANAKRALRPVCASLHSRARYVAQTGQPASRFAVVPHGIDPSAFARIRPSPAVEELQRSGPYVLTIGQATPYRCTRELILAYRLLSERGTAGLPRLVWAGKARQEDAGYEAECLELLAPLARAGLATHLGHVSHEDVYALDAGARLFVHPSVHEDCPNTIFEALAAGVPVLCSDIAANREFARDAVFYLDAPTPDVIASAIEALLSDPRRCAELRERGPIQARSLSWDDTARRLAATLDDAFAARS; the protein is encoded by the coding sequence ATGCCGGCGGAGCGGCGCGTCATCGTCTCGGCGCCGGTCACCTCGGGCGGGCTCTACGCCCACATCCGCAATGTCCTCCCGCGCCTGCGCGCCCTTCGGCCCGACTGGCGCTTCGAAGTCTACGGGCCGCAGGAGGTCTTCCGCGACGCCTTCGGCCGTACCGACGAGCCTTGGATGCACGTCTGGGACAACGAAGGGCGCGGCGCCCGGCTGCGATGGGAATTCCTGCAGCTTCCGCGCCTCCTGCGCGCGGATCGCCAGGCGATGCTCCTCGCGATGTTCGGTCCGTTTCTGAATCTTCGCCTCGCGCGCCGGGCGGTCGTTCGCCTCGACAACCTCATCGTCCTGCTGAAGCCCTCCGAGCGCCGGATCGGCAAGGCCGACCGGAACCGGATCCGCATCCTCAGGCATGTCTATCTCGCCAACGCGAAGCGTGCGCTCCGGCCGGTGTGCGCGTCCCTTCACTCGCGGGCGCGTTATGTCGCTCAGACGGGTCAGCCCGCGTCGCGATTCGCCGTGGTGCCCCACGGCATCGACCCTTCGGCGTTTGCGCGGATCCGACCGAGTCCTGCCGTCGAAGAGCTGCAGCGCTCGGGCCCGTACGTGCTCACGATCGGCCAAGCGACGCCGTATCGCTGCACGCGCGAGCTGATCCTCGCGTACCGCCTCCTCTCCGAGCGCGGGACGGCCGGCCTCCCGCGTCTCGTCTGGGCGGGGAAGGCACGGCAGGAGGACGCGGGGTACGAGGCGGAGTGCCTCGAGCTCCTCGCGCCGCTCGCGCGCGCCGGCCTTGCGACTCATCTGGGTCACGTGTCGCACGAGGACGTGTACGCCCTCGACGCCGGCGCCCGGCTCTTCGTCCATCCCTCCGTGCACGAGGACTGCCCCAACACCATCTTCGAGGCCCTGGCCGCGGGCGTCCCCGTCCTCTGCTCCGACATCGCGGCGAACCGCGAGTTCGCCCGTGACGCGGTCTTCTACCTCGATGCGCCCACACCCGACGTCATCGCGTCGGCGATCGAAGCGCTGCTCTCCGACCCCCGACGCTGCGCGGAGCTACGGGAGCGCGGACCGATCCAGGCGCGGTCGCTGAGCTGGGACGACACGGCGCGCCGGCTCGCGGCCACCCTCGACGACGCGTTCGCGGCGCGCTCCTGA
- a CDS encoding FAD-dependent oxidoreductase, which produces MPATDVDVLVLGAGAAGLACRYALSGRRDVVCLEAAEEVGGLLRMFRHGDFTFDTTLHVLPSRSAMAGTILESLIGDEARAFPKRNLVWQRGRVIDYPYQFNSHALPHEVREECLAGLPAARRDAPSPDRRSFEVWLLDQFGPGFYRHFFEPYNRKLYGVDPSELEAAPMTWTIPADNREAALRGARAPHPGGAVVECTYPTGLDGIHVVPKRLAERGTGEILLGERVTRVDLDARTAWTARGKIFHYRDMVSTLPLPTLLRCVEGLPASIADWSVRLHARPVTNIRVAIARSGDGLPGLWTYFPDPEIPFYRLSRLSSISPDLMPPGAEACLLECAGDDPVKEETIVALCRELGVAGDGDVRVAGSLVIPHAYVLFKHGHRDGAEAAIRYLAERGVRVAGRYGCWAYSNIAQTLDTGLRAAAELM; this is translated from the coding sequence ATGCCGGCGACAGACGTGGATGTCCTGGTGCTGGGCGCCGGCGCCGCAGGGCTCGCCTGCAGGTACGCGTTGTCCGGACGGAGAGACGTGGTCTGCCTCGAGGCGGCCGAAGAGGTCGGCGGCCTGCTACGGATGTTCCGTCATGGGGATTTCACCTTCGACACGACGCTGCACGTGCTCCCGTCGCGGAGCGCGATGGCGGGCACCATCCTCGAATCGCTGATCGGCGATGAAGCCCGCGCCTTCCCGAAGAGGAACCTGGTCTGGCAGCGCGGTCGCGTCATCGACTACCCCTATCAATTCAACTCCCACGCGCTTCCGCACGAGGTCCGCGAGGAGTGCCTCGCGGGGCTTCCGGCCGCACGGCGGGACGCTCCGTCCCCCGACCGGCGGAGCTTCGAGGTGTGGCTGCTCGACCAGTTCGGACCGGGCTTCTACCGTCATTTCTTCGAGCCATACAACCGGAAGCTCTACGGCGTCGATCCCTCCGAGCTGGAGGCGGCGCCGATGACCTGGACCATTCCCGCGGACAACCGCGAGGCCGCCTTGAGGGGCGCACGAGCACCGCACCCCGGCGGGGCGGTCGTGGAGTGCACGTACCCCACGGGCCTGGACGGCATTCACGTCGTTCCCAAACGCCTCGCCGAGCGCGGCACCGGCGAGATCCTCCTCGGGGAACGGGTGACCCGCGTCGACCTCGACGCACGGACCGCGTGGACGGCGCGCGGAAAGATTTTTCACTACCGCGACATGGTCAGCACGCTCCCTCTCCCGACGCTCCTCCGGTGCGTGGAGGGGCTGCCCGCTTCGATCGCGGATTGGAGCGTGAGGCTCCACGCGAGGCCGGTCACCAACATTCGCGTGGCGATCGCCCGATCGGGAGACGGACTACCCGGGCTGTGGACGTACTTCCCGGACCCGGAGATCCCGTTCTACCGGCTCTCGCGTCTCTCGAGCATCTCCCCCGACCTCATGCCGCCGGGCGCGGAGGCGTGCCTGCTCGAATGCGCGGGCGATGATCCGGTGAAGGAAGAGACGATCGTGGCCCTCTGTCGCGAGCTCGGCGTGGCCGGCGACGGCGACGTTCGCGTCGCCGGATCGCTCGTCATCCCTCACGCCTACGTTCTCTTCAAGCACGGGCACCGCGACGGAGCCGAGGCGGCGATCCGGTACCTCGCCGAGCGAGGAGTTCGAGTCGCGGGGCGTTACGGCTGCTGGGCGTACTCGAACATCGCCCAGACGCTCGACACCGGACTGCGAGCGGCCGCCGAGCTGATGTGA
- a CDS encoding NAD-dependent epimerase/dehydratase family protein, producing MRALITGGAGYLGRHLARKLASAGTPVTVLDDLSCANSRLDVAELDHPNIRAVHGSTLDAGLVSTLLGSHRIVVHFASVVGVEETIRQPVETVRNLQGTLNVIERLTDTHVAVFGSSADVYGLHSRVYDREMREDDLQVFEHAGVNRWAYAKVKALEELLFSTSAARVMNIRFFNCYGPYMDQPYPKRVVPQFVGQVLRHEPLRVSGDGTQTRTLCYFQDLVDGVAAAIDWLAGQRGRVDATINLGGTETLTVLEIADAVQRAAIELGLIEQPLPVETGAQMYSRPFDDGWHRVPDIRRARELFGYEPRVPLAEGLRRTLAIHHRSAVHESR from the coding sequence ATGAGAGCCCTGATCACGGGGGGGGCCGGCTACCTCGGACGTCATCTCGCGCGTAAGCTCGCCTCGGCGGGAACGCCGGTGACCGTGCTCGACGACCTTTCCTGCGCCAACAGCAGGCTCGACGTCGCCGAGCTGGACCATCCGAACATCCGCGCCGTACACGGGTCCACCCTCGACGCCGGCCTGGTGTCGACGCTCCTCGGCTCGCATCGAATCGTGGTGCACTTCGCATCGGTGGTCGGTGTCGAAGAGACGATCCGGCAGCCGGTCGAGACCGTCCGCAATCTGCAGGGCACGCTCAACGTCATCGAGCGCCTCACCGACACGCATGTCGCCGTGTTCGGATCGTCCGCCGACGTGTACGGCCTGCACTCGCGTGTGTACGACCGCGAGATGCGTGAGGACGACCTCCAGGTGTTCGAGCACGCCGGGGTGAACCGTTGGGCGTACGCGAAGGTCAAGGCCCTCGAGGAGCTCCTGTTCTCGACGAGCGCGGCACGGGTGATGAACATCCGGTTCTTCAACTGCTACGGCCCCTACATGGATCAGCCGTACCCGAAGCGGGTCGTGCCTCAGTTCGTGGGACAGGTCCTCCGCCACGAGCCCCTGCGCGTCAGCGGCGACGGAACGCAGACGCGGACCCTCTGCTACTTCCAGGATCTTGTCGACGGCGTCGCTGCGGCGATCGACTGGCTGGCCGGGCAGCGGGGCCGGGTCGATGCCACGATCAACCTCGGCGGGACCGAGACGCTCACGGTGCTCGAGATCGCGGACGCGGTCCAGCGTGCCGCCATCGAGCTCGGCCTCATCGAGCAGCCCCTTCCCGTCGAGACCGGCGCCCAGATGTACAGCCGGCCGTTCGACGACGGGTGGCATCGCGTTCCCGACATCCGAAGAGCCCGGGAGCTGTTCGGTTACGAGCCGCGGGTTCCCCTCGCGGAAGGGCTGCGCCGTACTCTCGCGATTCATCATCGATCGGCGGTCCACGAGTCGCGCTGA
- a CDS encoding mechanosensitive ion channel domain-containing protein: protein MNRRYRILSVALVGVLVATIAGLVLTSRPIEAPRSQSAYRNQPFDKLIKTAQDQFDTARQLAARAVSPEEQWTAREVIRIADSEVDLAFASALREANTHPPALSAEAQEIAKRLKSAEAQLDASQAEIARLKKAIEAHKASSTDALEQQLQLAEAQADLDQDDVDDAHHDLTRAGGDPQGIIQRMKDRYEAREQQSGGLQTLVPTGVQSSVETGASQNVVALARAWYSLYGKGVELRNAEAAPRARAAELTASHEKSEAPTSEAPSPAADQKMSSLKKRAADRKSSIVVDNRIENETQLADTYKRWSAVVQEKQRIAVHGLLFCLLWILIIGMVTAAADLRVRTWAAARAEDRKQAQAFHSVAGYAIRAVGALVILLVVFGPPTQFAAVLALAGAGLTVALKDFIIAFIGWFVLMGRNGIRAGDWVEINGVSGEVLEVGPMRTVLLETGNWSDAGHPTGRKIAFMNGFAVEGTYFNFSTSGQWMWDEIQLTLPADADPFVVADKVKEIVAGATRKNADQAADEWRRVAPTAAPESFRAEPVTSVRPTGSGVSLAVRYITRANERYTLRSTIYRALIDVQRGKRPSSEPPVA from the coding sequence ATGAACCGCCGCTACCGCATCCTCTCCGTCGCTCTCGTCGGGGTTCTGGTCGCGACCATCGCGGGGCTCGTCTTGACGAGCCGGCCGATCGAAGCGCCCCGGTCGCAGAGTGCGTATCGCAACCAGCCTTTCGACAAGCTGATCAAGACGGCGCAGGATCAGTTCGATACGGCTCGACAGCTCGCCGCGCGCGCCGTGTCGCCCGAGGAGCAGTGGACCGCGCGCGAGGTCATCCGGATCGCCGACAGCGAGGTCGACCTCGCCTTCGCGAGCGCTCTCAGAGAAGCCAACACGCATCCTCCCGCGCTCTCCGCGGAAGCCCAGGAGATCGCCAAGCGGCTGAAGAGCGCCGAGGCGCAGCTCGACGCGAGTCAGGCCGAGATCGCGCGGCTCAAGAAGGCAATCGAGGCGCACAAAGCGAGCTCGACCGATGCGCTCGAGCAGCAGCTCCAGCTCGCGGAAGCTCAGGCCGATCTCGACCAGGACGACGTCGACGATGCGCACCACGACCTCACGCGCGCCGGCGGTGACCCGCAGGGAATCATCCAGCGGATGAAGGATCGGTACGAAGCCCGAGAGCAACAGAGCGGCGGGCTCCAGACACTGGTCCCGACCGGTGTGCAGAGCTCGGTCGAGACGGGGGCCTCGCAGAACGTCGTCGCGCTGGCGCGGGCCTGGTACTCGCTCTACGGCAAGGGCGTTGAATTGAGAAACGCCGAAGCGGCCCCGCGGGCCCGCGCGGCCGAGCTGACGGCGAGCCACGAGAAAAGCGAGGCGCCGACCTCGGAGGCTCCCTCGCCCGCCGCCGATCAGAAGATGTCGTCACTCAAGAAGCGCGCCGCGGACCGCAAGAGCTCGATCGTCGTCGACAATCGCATCGAGAACGAGACGCAGCTCGCCGATACGTACAAGCGATGGTCGGCGGTCGTGCAGGAGAAGCAGCGCATCGCGGTGCACGGGCTCCTCTTCTGCCTCCTGTGGATCCTGATCATCGGCATGGTGACCGCCGCGGCGGATCTCCGCGTGAGGACGTGGGCCGCCGCGCGCGCCGAGGATCGCAAGCAGGCGCAGGCGTTCCACTCCGTGGCGGGCTATGCGATCCGCGCCGTCGGCGCGCTCGTGATCCTGCTCGTGGTGTTCGGCCCACCCACGCAGTTCGCGGCCGTGTTGGCGCTCGCGGGGGCGGGGCTCACCGTCGCGCTCAAGGATTTCATCATCGCGTTCATCGGATGGTTCGTGCTCATGGGCCGGAACGGGATCCGCGCCGGGGACTGGGTCGAGATCAACGGAGTCTCCGGAGAAGTCCTCGAGGTCGGCCCCATGCGCACCGTCCTGCTCGAGACGGGGAACTGGTCGGACGCCGGACACCCCACCGGCCGGAAGATCGCCTTCATGAACGGATTCGCGGTCGAAGGCACCTACTTCAACTTCTCGACGTCGGGCCAGTGGATGTGGGACGAGATCCAGCTCACGCTGCCCGCGGACGCCGATCCCTTCGTCGTGGCCGACAAGGTGAAGGAGATCGTCGCCGGCGCGACCCGGAAGAACGCCGACCAGGCCGCCGACGAGTGGCGCCGCGTCGCCCCGACCGCCGCCCCCGAATCGTTCCGCGCGGAGCCGGTGACGAGCGTGCGGCCCACCGGCTCCGGCGTGAGCCTGGCCGTTCGGTACATCACGCGCGCGAACGAGCGGTACACACTGCGCTCCACGATCTACCGCGCGCTGATCGACGTGCAGCGCGGGAAGCGCCCGTCATCGGAGCCGCCGGTCGCCTGA
- a CDS encoding S53 family peptidase, translating to MKSSSAPHASLSKVFLAGLALVAAVAASAASAPRYVKLERATHPLALPEFDAGRLDGAKVLNNMSLVFKLTAAQQADRDALLTEIQRPGSPSYHRWLTPEEYAARFGAGAETVSRATSWLASQGFTVHETPALGARVRFTGTVAQVEVAFRTEMHVYDVGGERHFAMARPPSVPAEIADRVLGVTNTHDFYPRHAKPQIRRVPQPDATCPAGDPYCSGNGIAPPDWATIYNVGPLYNPGIGGTKITGTGVTIAVVGITDIAQNDLTQFRARYGLAVNNITKTVVPNTGAAQGDNGGGLEAVLDTEWAGAIAPAATINYVYTGANDQNVNDAIFYAIEQNYGGVLSDSWGGCEQGAAPADADVLEVYGAAAALEGITHLAASGDSGAADCGGTGGLWVNMPASLPQVTAVGGTGYAIPGGLTFTSGNVTSVGTEAVWNEASNAYTGSVAASGGGVSQIYSRPLYQSGVAACTPVGGLPTPVNPANQREVPDVSFTAGGGGTQYGTFVECTLDAGGSDCTNTGANPMVLAVGGTSASAPAFAGVVALANQATGGRLGNINPLLYGTYASAPSTFHDITTGNNEVTCRLSDPGCPGTNAKTGYAAVSGYDCASGLGSVNATSLVSAWATQTPTATLIGAAPTSTVEGGSVTLTATVNVNGVNAHALAGNVSFVFRSYLQNGVLDLSWNLGDVAISNGTPTTGSTTLSTAIPPGMVQPNQAVDVFAMYNGDANHLPSFSSPQHITFGPVPMCVSPPTASVAAGATINYTVAGGVPPMRWYIPYDTSCSASFTGCSTINVTTGVFHAGTGAPGYVIVQGVDADGADTFSEVTVAGGSGTVPWSPSGPSNYAGILPGGNAPAEVDAGLRVDKSGGAASISWNIPQSAASSDVLRGLFTGLPVGPGGGDESCLASGVPSNSFSDATDPGVGAGFWYLVRGTNACGHGAWGAQSNGTPDVSTSCP from the coding sequence ATGAAATCGAGCTCCGCGCCCCATGCTTCCCTGTCCAAGGTCTTCCTGGCCGGACTTGCGCTCGTGGCCGCCGTGGCCGCTTCTGCGGCGAGCGCTCCCCGCTACGTGAAGCTGGAGCGCGCCACGCATCCGCTGGCCTTGCCAGAATTCGACGCGGGCCGGCTCGACGGCGCCAAGGTGCTCAACAACATGTCCCTGGTCTTCAAGCTCACGGCGGCGCAGCAGGCGGACCGCGACGCGCTCCTCACGGAGATCCAGCGGCCGGGCTCCCCGAGCTACCACCGTTGGCTCACGCCCGAAGAGTACGCGGCGCGCTTCGGCGCAGGTGCGGAGACGGTCTCCCGCGCCACCTCGTGGCTGGCCTCACAAGGATTCACGGTGCACGAGACGCCGGCGCTGGGCGCGCGCGTCAGGTTCACAGGCACCGTCGCTCAGGTCGAGGTGGCGTTCCGGACCGAGATGCACGTGTACGACGTGGGCGGCGAGCGGCACTTCGCGATGGCCCGCCCCCCGTCGGTTCCCGCCGAGATCGCGGACCGTGTGCTCGGCGTCACGAACACGCACGACTTCTACCCCCGCCACGCCAAGCCCCAAATCCGCCGGGTCCCGCAACCCGACGCGACATGCCCGGCCGGGGATCCTTACTGCAGCGGCAACGGCATCGCTCCCCCGGACTGGGCGACCATTTACAACGTCGGCCCGCTCTACAACCCCGGCATCGGTGGGACCAAGATCACGGGCACCGGTGTGACCATCGCCGTCGTCGGCATCACCGACATTGCGCAAAACGACCTGACCCAGTTCCGCGCGAGGTACGGTCTCGCGGTCAACAACATCACCAAGACGGTCGTGCCGAACACCGGCGCGGCTCAGGGAGACAACGGCGGGGGACTCGAGGCCGTGCTCGACACCGAGTGGGCGGGCGCGATCGCGCCGGCGGCCACCATCAACTACGTCTACACCGGTGCGAACGATCAGAACGTGAACGACGCGATCTTCTACGCGATCGAGCAGAACTACGGTGGCGTCCTCAGCGATAGCTGGGGAGGGTGCGAGCAAGGCGCAGCCCCCGCGGACGCCGACGTGCTCGAGGTGTACGGTGCCGCCGCCGCGCTCGAAGGCATCACTCACCTCGCGGCGTCGGGAGACAGCGGCGCGGCCGATTGCGGGGGAACGGGCGGCCTGTGGGTGAACATGCCGGCATCCCTCCCGCAGGTCACGGCGGTGGGCGGCACGGGCTACGCCATCCCCGGCGGGTTGACGTTCACGAGCGGCAACGTGACCTCAGTGGGCACCGAGGCGGTCTGGAACGAAGCCAGCAACGCCTACACGGGCTCCGTGGCGGCGAGCGGGGGCGGGGTCAGCCAGATCTACAGTCGGCCGCTGTACCAGAGCGGAGTCGCCGCGTGCACGCCCGTCGGGGGCCTGCCGACACCCGTGAACCCCGCCAATCAGCGAGAAGTCCCCGACGTCTCCTTCACCGCCGGCGGGGGCGGCACCCAGTACGGCACCTTCGTCGAGTGCACCCTTGACGCAGGCGGCAGCGACTGCACGAACACCGGCGCCAACCCCATGGTCCTTGCCGTTGGAGGCACCTCGGCGTCCGCGCCCGCGTTCGCCGGTGTCGTGGCTCTCGCCAACCAGGCCACGGGCGGACGCCTCGGGAACATCAACCCTCTCCTCTACGGCACGTACGCTTCGGCGCCGTCGACCTTCCACGACATCACCACCGGCAACAACGAGGTCACCTGCCGCCTCTCCGACCCGGGCTGCCCGGGAACCAACGCGAAAACCGGTTACGCGGCGGTCTCCGGTTACGACTGCGCGAGCGGCCTCGGATCCGTCAACGCCACGAGCCTCGTGAGCGCCTGGGCCACGCAGACTCCGACCGCGACTTTGATCGGTGCCGCTCCGACCTCGACCGTGGAGGGCGGCAGCGTCACTCTCACGGCGACCGTCAACGTCAACGGGGTCAACGCCCACGCGCTCGCGGGGAACGTGTCCTTCGTCTTTCGGTCCTACCTGCAGAACGGCGTGCTCGACCTGTCGTGGAACCTCGGCGACGTCGCGATCTCGAACGGCACGCCCACCACCGGGTCCACCACGCTGAGCACCGCGATCCCGCCGGGGATGGTGCAGCCGAATCAGGCGGTCGACGTATTCGCGATGTACAACGGCGACGCCAACCACCTGCCCTCATTCTCCTCGCCGCAGCACATCACGTTTGGCCCCGTACCCATGTGCGTTTCTCCGCCCACGGCGAGCGTGGCCGCGGGCGCCACGATCAATTACACCGTGGCCGGCGGCGTGCCCCCGATGCGCTGGTACATCCCCTATGACACCTCCTGTAGCGCCTCCTTCACGGGCTGCTCGACGATCAACGTCACCACCGGCGTGTTCCACGCCGGCACCGGCGCACCCGGTTACGTGATCGTGCAGGGCGTCGACGCCGACGGCGCGGACACCTTCAGCGAGGTGACGGTCGCCGGCGGCTCGGGCACCGTGCCGTGGTCGCCCTCCGGCCCGTCGAACTACGCGGGCATCCTGCCCGGCGGTAACGCGCCGGCCGAGGTCGACGCCGGGCTTCGCGTCGACAAGTCGGGCGGCGCCGCTTCGATCTCCTGGAACATCCCGCAGTCCGCGGCGTCCTCGGACGTCTTGCGTGGTCTCTTCACCGGTCTGCCCGTCGGTCCCGGCGGAGGCGACGAGTCCTGCCTGGCGTCCGGCGTCCCGTCGAACTCGTTCAGCGACGCAACCGACCCCGGGGTGGGCGCCGGCTTCTGGTACCTGGTCCGCGGCACCAATGCGTGCGGCCACGGCGCGTGGGGCGCGCAGAGCAACGGGACGCCGGACGTGAGCACGAGCTGTCCGTAG